The following coding sequences lie in one Apium graveolens cultivar Ventura chromosome 3, ASM990537v1, whole genome shotgun sequence genomic window:
- the LOC141714856 gene encoding uncharacterized protein LOC141714856 — MQQNFQDSIAVFNTFGHPDLFITFTCNPKWKEIQRVVASAGCQDASVRPNLIARVFKIKLNAMMADFMKGEVLGRVVTAIYTIEFQKRGLPHAHIVLWLAEGDKSVCPEEIDYVVSAEIPDKETDPIGYESIAQFMIHDPCGAANPRCACMMNGKCNKLCPKSFSDVTTMDENGYALYRRHATGRSIECNKIKLDHRHVVPYNHGLLVKYQAHINIERCNRSQSIKYLFKYIGKGPDTVTAVMERTGNCASSSSSNTFSTKKIDEVKNHLSCRYVSAVEASWRIFKFPIHFREPFVQHLYFHLEDEQEVRFHDNDSIPEVVDKVNRDDSMFVQWLISNRRDGTGRDLTFVKYPTRYRWDSGGKFWARRLQNVSVVGQLVYAHPASGERFYMRMLLNPVVGARSFKDIRTVNSVVCTTYKDACFQRGLLHSDKEWHVALQDASNYATAPQLRDLFVTMLIFCGVSNPADLWEKHWATLADDMEYTKRKLLGLPTLIISNPDKQTLALEAINDLLKQPGKSLSDFPELPKLNSSSTHKFRNQLLLEEMLYDCHQLQVQAEKCVRNLNRMQRMVFDEVMHSVATGTDGLYFVYSHGGTGKTIMW; from the exons ATGCAACAAAATTTTCAGGACTCAATAGCTGTCTTTAACACATTTGGTCACCCTGATCTGTTTATAACATTCACTTGTAACCCAAAATGGAAGGAAATTCAACGCGTTGTTGCGTCTGCGGGGTGTCAAGATGCTTCTGTTCGCCCGAACCTTATTGCCCGTGTTTTCAAGATAAAGCTCAATGCTATGATGGCTGATTTTATGAAAGGAGAGGTCCTCGGCCGAGTAGTTACAG CAATCTACACAATTGAATTCCAAAAACGGGGCCTCCCACATGCCCACATAGTTCTTTGGCTGGCTGAAGGTGATAAGTCAGTGTGCCCCGAGGAGATAGATTATGTTGTTTCTGCCGAGATACCGGATAAGGAAACCGATCCCATTGGTTATGAGTCTATAGCCCAGTTTATGATACACGACCCATGCGGGGCAGCAAATCCTAGATGTGCATGCATGATGAATGGGAAATGCAACAAATTGTGCCCCAAGTCTTTCTCAGATGTTACAACAATGGATGAGAATGGTTATGCTTTGTACCGGAGGCACGCCACAGGAAGGTCAATCGAATGCAACAAAATAAAGCTAGACCACAG GCACGTTGTTCCTTACAATCATGGGTTACTCGTCAAGTACCAAGCACACATCAATATAGAGCGCTGTAATCGATCACAGTCAATCaaatacttgttcaaatataTTGGTAAAGGACCCGACACAGTGACAGCAGTCATGGAAAGGACTGGAAATTGCGCAAGCAGCTCATCCAGCAATACTTTCTCTACAAAAAAAATAGATGAGGTTAAAAACCACCTTTCTTGTAGGTATGTATCAGCAGTTGAGGCTTCATGGCGCATATTTAAATTCCCGATACATTTTAGGGAGCCCTTTGTGCAGCACCTATACTTTCATTTAGAGGATGAACAGGAAGTACGCTTTCATGACAATGATTCTATACCAGAAGTTGTAGATAAGGTCAATCGAGATGATAGCATGTTCGTCCAATGGCTGATAAGCAATAGACGGGATGGGACAGGCCGTGACTTAACATTTGTAAAATATCCTACAAGATACCGATGGGACAGTGGTGGGAAGTTTTGGGCTCGTAGGCTACAAAATGTAAGTGTCGTGGGACAACTGGTATATGCTCACCCTGCAAGTGGTGAGCGCTTTTATATGAGGATGCTGCTCAACCCTGTTGTTGGAGCAAGAAGCTTTAAAGACATACGGACTGTTAACAGTGTCGTCTGCACTACCTATAAGGATGCCTGCTTCCAAAGAGGCTTACTTCATTCCGATAAAGAATGGCATGTTGCCCTGCAAGATGCCTCAAACTACGCTACTGCACCACAACTTCGTGATTTATTTGTCACAATGCTTATTTTTTGCGGAGTTAGCAATCCCGCTGACCTTTGGGAGAAGCACTGGGCTACATTGGCTGATGACATGGAATATACGAAACGAAAATTGCTAGGTCTCCCCACCCTCATAATCAGCAATCCCGACAAACAGACACTAGCATTAGAGGCAATTAATGATTTACTGAAACAACCTGGTAAATCATTGAGCGACTTCCCAGAGCTACCCAAACTCAACTCGAGCTCTACACATAAGTTTAGGAACCAGCTCCTACTCGAGGAAATGCTATACGACTGTCACCAACTACAGGTCCAGGCAGAGAAATGCGTTCGTAACCTAAACCGAATGCAAAGGATGGTGTTCGATGAAGTCATGCATTCCGTGGCTACGGGTACTGATGGTTTGTATTTTGTGTATAGCCATGGCGGTACTGGCAAGACTATCATGTGGTGA